The sequence below is a genomic window from Bactrocera neohumeralis isolate Rockhampton chromosome 4, APGP_CSIRO_Bneo_wtdbg2-racon-allhic-juicebox.fasta_v2, whole genome shotgun sequence.
AGTGGCGACGTTCACTCACCAAAAATGAGTTATTATTATCTTGTTGTTCTCTACTTTGTCTATGTATACTGCTGTAGCTTTGACGTTCACTAGGGAAAACCGAACTCGATGGCTCCTCGTGCAAGTTTAAAATACTCTTGCGATGAATTTTACCATTCGATGTAAGACTACCTATCTGATTGGAATCGTTAGAAATAGATTTTCGATGAAATACTGAGTTCGTAACGTTCGTATCGGCAGTGAAGTCGCTTCTTCGATGATGAAAATGTTTGGATACTGTAGCAGCTGAAGAACTAGATTTCGTTTTTGACGAGCAGCTTTCAACGGCTGTGGACTTTTGTTGAGTGGTATGTGTTTGATCTGACATAAATTTAGCCGATCCAGCAGCGTTTAGCTTTGCTGATGCGCTCTGCATTTCTCCAAACTTGCATTGGGTGGAGTGTGTTTGACCGGTGACTTCTCCCATTGTTGTACTGGATAATACTCTTTCAGAAGTGTTGCCAATTTTACTAGTTTTGAATTGTGCCGAGGAGGACTCATGCGACGAAGCGTTCATGCGGGTATcaatcattttattttcctttctaATACGATTTTCGGTCATAGAAATTGCCTCGTCGTGTTTATTTTCAACGTTTACAATGTTCTTAACATTGTTGGTCTTTGCAACATTCTCTATGACATTCACTCTCTCTTGTCGTTTAACATATTCTGTTTCTGGTTCTTTCTTAACCCGACCACCTATTACTGTAGTTACCTTTTTCGTCGATACTACTACTAAACCGTCAACGGGTTTATCCGAACTTACATTTGCGGCAGGAATTGCTTGTTTGCCAGAAACAAAGTTCATTTGATTAGTCGTTTTCAAAATGGCGTTATCCTCTCCAAGAGTTATAGATGATTTGTTATGAGAATACTTCGATCGGACAGCCTTTTGTACTACTTTAGTGCTGTCTAATCTTGAACTTTGCTTTTCATTGTAGTCATCTCTTCTGGAAACCTGAAGAGTGCCCTCTAGTTTGAGATTGTCTACTGGACGTTTTACAACCACCTTTTCAGTAgcagttttcaaaagtttagaATCGGTTCTATCTGTAGATGAAATATACATGTGTCCTTCTGGCCTAAGATTATCTTCCGGTTTTACTTGTTTTGGACGCTCAGCCGGCTGATATTGCTGTTTTTCCTTACTGTAGAAAGTGCCTTCAGGTTTAAGGTTATTACGTGGCACAATTTTGTCTGGTCTCTTAACACCCACGTGCTTTTCCGTCTCTGTAAAGGTCATCTCCCCCTCCATTCTTAAATTATCTTTGTGAATGACTCGTCTCACTTTTTCAGCCGGTTTAAATCCGGGTTTATCAGGAGTGTAAAATTCACCCTCCGTTCTTAAATTATCAGAGGGTACAACCTTTTCGGGCCTATTTACATACTGATACTGATTTTTCTCTGCAAACGTCATTTCTCCTTCCATGTGTAAATTATCTTTTCGGACAATGCGTTTTGTTTTCTCGGCGGGCTTGAATGATGTTTTCTCGGGTACGGTAAATTCACCCTCCACTTTTAAATTGTCTTTGGGTTTTTTCACTACAGGTCGTTCACCAGACTTGTATGAAGGCTTCTCCACTTTATAAAATTCGCCTTCAGGTCTTAGGTTATCTGTAGGTTTTATTTGATCCGGCTTTTTAACAAACTCATATTCCGTTTTCTCGGTAAATATAATTTCTCCTTCCGTACGAAGGTTGTCCTTTCTAATAATTCGCTCACTTTTTTCAGCAGGTCTAAACGCAATTTTTTCTGGTACATAAATGTTTCCCTCTGATTTGAGATTATCTTGTGGTTTTTTCGGAACAGGACGTTCGGCGGGTTTATACCCAGGTTTCTCTGGCTTATAAAATTCTCCCTCAGGCCGTAGATTATCTGCATGCTTTACTTGTGACGGTCGCTCACCGTGTCTGAATTTTGGTTTATCGGGAGAATAAAATTCTCCTTCAGGCTTCAAATTATCCTCCGGACGCTTCTGTACGGGACGTTCGGCTGGTTTATACCCAGGCTTCTCTGGTGTATAAAACTCTCCCTCAGGGCGTAGATTGTCTGCATGCTTTACTTGTGATGGACGCTCTCCGGGTTGGAATTTTGGTTTATCGGGAGAATAAAATTCTCCTTCGGGCTTCAAATTATCCTCCGGACGCTTCTGTACAGGACGTTCGGCTGGTTTATACCCTGGTTTCTCTGGTGTATAAAACTCTCCTTCAGGCCGTAGGTTATCTGCATGTTTTACTTGTGATGGCCGCTCTCCGGGTTGGAATTTTGGTTTATCGGGAGAATAAAATTCTCCTTCGGGCTTCAAATTATCTTCCGGACGCTTCTGTACAGGACGTTCCGCTGGTTTATACCCAGGCTTCTCTGGTGTATAAAACTCTCCCTCAGGGCGTAGATTGTCTGCATGCTTTACTTGTGATGGACGCTCTCCGGGTTGGAATTTTGGTTTATCAGGAGAATAAAATTCTCCTTCAGGCTTCAAATTATCCTCCGGACGCTTCTGTACGGGACGTTCGGCTGGTTTATACCCAGGTTTCTCTGGTGTATAAAACTCTCCCTCAGGGCGTAGATTGTCTGCATGCTTTACTTGTGATGGACGCTCTCCTGGTTGGAATTTTGGTTTATCGGGAGAATAAAATTCTCCTTCGGGCTTCAAATTATCCTCCGGACGCTTCTGTACAGGACGTTCGGCTGGTTTATACCCAGGTTTCTCTGGTGTATAAAATTCTCCCTCAGGCCGCAGGTTATCTGCATGCTTTACTTGTGATGGCCGCTCTCCGGGTTGGAATTTTGGTTTATCGGGAGAATAAAATTCTCCTTCAGGCTTCAAATTATCCTCCGGACGCTTCTGTACGGGACGTTCGGCTGGTTTATACCCAGGTTTCTCTGGTGTATAAAACTCTCCCTCAGGGCGTAGATTGTCTGCATGCTTTACTTGTGATGGACGCTCTCCTGGTTGGAATTTTGGTTTATCGGGAGAATAAAATTCTCCTTCGGGCTTCAAATTATCCTCCGGACGCTTCTGTACAGGACGTTCGGCTGGTTTATACCCAGGTTTCTCTGGTGTATAAAATTCTCCCTCAGGCCGTAGGTTATCTGCATGCTTTACTTGTGATGGACGCTCTCCTGGTTGGAATTTTGGTTTATCGGGAGAATAAAATTCTCCTTCAGGCTTCAAATTATCCTCTGGCCGCTTCTGTGTGGGACGTTCGGCCGGTTTATACCCAGGTTTCTGTGGAGTGTAAAATTCTCCTTCTGGCCGAAGATTGTCTACATGTTTCACTTGTGACGGCCGCTCGCCAGGTtggaattttggtttttctggGGTATAAAACTCTCCTTCTGGCTTTAAATTGTCTGTAGGCTTCACTTGCTCTGGCCTGCtaacaaattcatatttttcttttgtttcgaAAGTCATTTCACCTTCAGTGCGTAAGTTATCCTTCCTAATAATACGTTCGACTTTTTCTGCTGGCCTATAACCAGGCTTTCCAGGTGTGTAAAACTCGCCCTCAGGACGTAAGTTATCTTTTGGCTTCTTCTGAGTAGGTCGTTCGGCGGGTATGTAATCGGATTTTTCTGGAGAATAAAACTCGCCTTCTGTTCGAAGATTATCTTCAGGCTTCTTTTGTATTGGACGCTCTGCGGGCCTATAACTTGTTTTCTCAGGTATATAAAACTCACCTTCAGGCTTTAAGTTATCTTCGCGTCTAATAACTAACGGAGTCTCAGCTGCCTGATATTTTGGTTTTTCGGGAGTATAGAAATCACCCTCGGGTTTGAGATTATCAGTGGGTTTAATCTGATCAGGTCTAATGACAAACGTATATTCttcttttctttcaaaattcatttcacCTTCTGAGCGGAGATTGTCTTTCCTTATAATACGTTCAACCTTTTCAGCCGGTTTGTATACTAACTTCTCTGGTACTGTAAACGCACCTTCGGGTCTCAAGTTATCCTCAGGTTTAATTTGAGAAGGTCGTTCTGAAACTTGATACATTGGCTTTTCTGGAGTGTAAAATTCTCCCTCTGGTTTGAGGTTATCAATAGGTTTGACTTGCTCAGGTCTATTAACAAATTGATAATCTTCTTTTACTTCAAATATCATCTCCCCTTCAGTTCGCAAGTTATCTTTTCTTATTATTCGTTCTGTTCTTTCAGCTGGAGTGTAAGTGGTTTTCTCTGGAACAGTGAACTCTCCTTCAGGTCGTAAATTATCAAGAGGTTTTTTTTGAGTTGGCCTCTCCGCCGGCCGGTAACCAGGTTTTTCGGGTGTATAAAATTCACCTTCTGGTTTAAGGTTGTCTTCATGCTTGACTGGAGAAGGCCGATCTGCTGgaacaaaatcgactttttgtGGTTTATAAAACTCCCCGTCCGGTTTCAAATTATCTTCCCGTCTAATAATCAATGGCTTTTCGGCTGGCTGATACTTCGATTTTTCCGGAGCGTAGAATTCGCCTTCCGGTTTTAGATTATCAGTGGGTTTCAATTGCTCTGGCCTAACAACAAACTGATATTCTTCCTTCGTTTCAAAAGTCATCTCACCTTCTGAGCGCAAGTTATCCTTTCTAACAATACGTTCGACTTTTTCCGCTGGTTGGTAAGGTGTTTTCTGCGGAATAGTGAATTCACCTTCTGGTCTTAAATTGTCCTCAGGTTTCTTTGCAATAGGTCGGTCAGCGGACTGGTAGTCTGGTTTATCAGGAGCATAAAACTCTCCCTCCTGTCTCAAATTGTCTTGGGGTTTTTTCTGAGTTGGGCGTTCCGCAGGTTCAAAACCAGGTTTCTCGGGTGTATAGAATTCACCCTCCGGTTTTAAATTATCCTTATGTCGAATTTGCACTGGCTTTTCAGCAGGTTGGTATTTTGGTTTTTCTGGGGTATAGAATTCTCCTTCCGGTCTAAGATTATCTACCGGTTTGACTTGCTCTGGTCTATTTACAAATTGATATTCttctttcttttcaaaaataatttcccCTTCTGAGCGCAAGTTGTCTTTCCTTACTACACGAACAGTTTTTTCGGCgggtttatatatttctttttcggGAATCATGAACTCGCCTTCCGGTCTTAAGTTATCTTCAGGTTTCAATTGAGTAGGTCTTTCAGCAGCCTTAAATTCCTGCTTGTCTGGTACATAAAACTCACCTTCTGGACGCAAATTATCTTCTGGCCGCTTTTGAATTGGACGCTCTGCTGGTGTGAAACCTGGTTTTTGTGGAGTATAGAATTCGCCTTCGGGTTTTAAGTTATCTTCGTGTCTGATTTGTAAAGGTTTTTCAGCTGGCTTATATATTGATTTCTCTGGAGCATAAAACTCGCCTTCTGGCTTTAGATTATCAGTGGGTTTCACTTGATTGGGCCTAATAACAAACTGATATTCTTCTTTTGTTTCGAATGTCATTTCACCTTCTGTGCGTAAATTGTCCTTTCTAATAACACGTTCAATTTTTTCAGCAGGTTTATACATTTCTTTTTCCGGAACAAGAAACTCGCCTTCAGGTTTCAAATTATCTATAGGTTTCTTTTGCGTTGGACGTTCGGCGGGTTGATAAGTGGGTTTCTCGTGTTTATAGAACTCCCCTTCTGGTTTCAAATTGTCTTCTGGGCGTTTCTGAGTTGGACGTTCTGCTGGCCTATATCCAGGTTTTTCTGGAGTGTAAAATTCTCCCTCAGGGCGAAGGTTGTCCTCTGGTCTAACTTGTGTAGGACGTTCTCCTGGTTGAAACTTTGTTTTCTCTGGTGAATAGAAATCACCTTCTGGCTTCAAATTATCTTCCGGCCGTTTCTGAGTTGGACGTTCTGCTGGTCTAAATCCGGGCTTCTCAGGAGTGTAAAATTCGCCTTCGGGTCGCAAATTGTCAGCATGTCGTACTTGAGTGGGACGCTCTCCAGGTTGGAACTTAGGTTTCTCTGGTGAATAGAAATCACCTTCTGGCTTCAAATTATCCTCTGGCCGTTTCTGAGTTGGACGTTCTGCTGGCCTAAATCCAGTTTTTTCTGGAGTGTAAAATTCACCCTCAGGCCTAAGGTTGTCCTCTGGTCTAACTTGTGTGGGACGTTCTCCTGGTTGGAACTTTGTCTTCTCTGGTGTATAGAACTCGCCTTCTGGTCTCAAATTATCTTCCGGTTTCTTCTGAACTGGACGTTCAGCGGGTCTAAATCCAGGTTTTTCGGGAGTGTAAAATTCACCCTCAGGCCTAAGGTTGTCCTCTGGTCTAACTTGTGTGGGACGTTCTCCTGGTTGGAACTTTGTCTTCTCTGGTGTATAGAACTCGCCTTCTGGTCTCAAATTATCTTCTGGCTTCTTTTGAGTTGGACGTTCAGCTGGTCTAAATCCGGGCTTCTCAGGAGTGTAAAATTCGCCTTCGGGTTTCAAATTATCAGCATGTCGTACTTGTGTGGGGCGCTCTCCAGGTTGGAACTTTGGTTTCTCTGGTGAATAGAAATCACCTTCTGGTTTCAAATTATCCTCTGGCCGTTTCTGAGTTGGACGTTCTGCTGGCCTATATCCAGGTTTTTCTGGAGTGTAAAATTCACCCTCAGGCCGAAGGTTGTCCTCTGGTCTAACTTGTGTAGGACGTTCTCCTGGTTgaaactttgttttttctggTGCATAAAACTCTCCTTCTGGTCTCAAATTATCTTCTGGCTTCTTTTGAGTTGGACGTTCAGCTGGTCTAAATCCGGGCTTCTCAGGAGTGTAAAATTCGCCTTCGGGTCGCAAATTATCAGCATGTCGTACTTGAGTGGGACGCTCTCCAGGTTGGAACTTAGGTTTCTCTGGTGAATAGAAATCACCTTCTGGCTTCAAATTATCCTCTGGCCGTTTCTGAGTTGGACGTTCTGCTGGCCTAAATCCAGTTTTTTCTGGAGTGTAAAATTCACCCTCAGGCCTAAGGTTGTCCTCTGGTCTAACTTGTGTGGGACGTTCTCCTGGTTGGAACTTTGTCTTCTCTGGTGTATAGAACTCGCCTTCTGGTCTCAAATTATCTTCCGGTTTCTTCTGAACTGGACGTTCAGCGGGTCTAAATCCAGGTTTTTCGGGAGTGTAAAATTCACCCTCAGGCCTAAGGTTGTCCTCTGGTCTAACTTGTGTGGGACGTTCTCCTGGTTGGAACTTTGTCTTCTCTGGTGTATAGAACTCGCCTTCTGGTCTCAAATTATCTTCTGGTTTCTTTTGAGTTGGACGTTCAGCTGGTCTAAATCCGGGCTTCTCAGGAGTGTAAAATTCGCCTTCGGGTTTCAAATTATCAGCATGTCGTACTTGTGTGGGGCGCTCTCCAGGTTGGAACTTTGGTTTCTCTGGTGAATAGAAATCACCTTCTGGTTTCAAATTATCCTCTGGCCGTTTCTGAGTTGGACGTTCTGCTGGCCTATATCCAGGTTTTTCTGGAGTGTAAAATTCACCCTCAGGCCGAAGGTTGTCCTCTGGTCTAACTTGTGTAGGACGTTCTCCTGGTTgaaactttgttttttctggTGCATAAAACTCTCCTTCTGGTCTCAAATTATCTTCTGGCTTCTTTTGAGTTGGACGTTCAGCTGGTCTAAATCCGGGCTTCTCAGGAGTGTAAAATTCGCCTTCGGGTCGCAAATTATCAGCATGTCGTACTTGTGTGGGACGCTCTCCAGGTTGGAACTTTGGTTTCTCTGGTGAATAGAAATCACCTTCTGGTTTCAAATTGTCTTCTGGCTTCTTTTGAGTTGGACGTTCAGCGGGTCTAAACCCATGTTTTTCAGGAGTGTAAAACTCACCCTCAGGCCGAAGGTTGTCCTCTGGTCTAACTTGTGTGGGACGTTCCCCTGGTTgaaactttgttttttctggTGCATAAAACTCTCCTTCTGGTCTCAAATTATCTTCTGGCTTCTTTTGAGTTGGACGTTCAGCTGGTCTAAATCCGGGCTTCTCAGGAGTGTAAAATTCGCCTTCGGGTTTCAAATTATCAGCATGTCGTACTTGTGTGGGGCGCTCTCCAGGTTGGAACTTTGGTTTCTCTGGTGAATAGAAATCACCTTCTGGTTTCAAATTATCCTCTGGCCGTTTCTGAGTTGGACGTTCTGCTGGCCTATATCCAGGTTTTTCTGGAGTGTAAAATTCACCCTCAGGCCGAAGGTTGTCCTCTGGTCTAACTTGTGTAGGACGTTCTCCTGGTTgaaactttgttttttctggTGCATAAAACTCTCCTTCTGGTCTCAAATTATCTTCTGGCTTCTTTTGAGTTGGACGTTCAGCTGGTCTAAATCCGGGCTTCTCAGGAGTGTAAAATTCGCCTTCGGGTCGCAAATTATCAGCATGTCGTACTTGTGTGGGACGCTCTCCAGGTTGGAACTTTGGTTTCTCTGGTGAATAGAAATCACCTTCTGGTTTCAAATTGTCTTCTGGCTTCTTTTGAGTTGGACGTTCAGCGGGTCTAAACCCATGTTTTTCAGGAGTGTAAAACTCACCCTCAGGCCGAAGGTTGTCCTCTGGTCTAACTTGTGTGGGACGTTCCCCTGGTTgaaactttgttttttctggTGCATAAAACTCTCCTTCTGGTCTCAAATTATCTTCTGGCTTCTTTTGAGTTGGACGTTCAGCTGGTCTAAATCCGGGCTTCTCAGGAGTGTAAAATTCACCCTCAGGCCTAAGGTTGTCCTCTGGTCTAACTTGTGTAGGACGTTCTCCTGGTTGATACTTTGATTTTTCTGGTGTATAGAACTCGCCTTCTGGTCTCAAATTATCTTCTGGCTTCTTTTGAGTTGGACGTTCAGCTGGTCTAAATCCGGGCTTCTCAGGAGTGTAAAATTCGCCTTCGGGTCGCAAGTTGTCAGCATGTCTAACTTGTGTGGGACGCTCTCCAGGTTGGAACTTTGGTTTCTCTGGTGAATAGAACTCGCCTTCTGGTCTCAAATTATCTTCTGGCTTTTTCTGAGTTGGACGTTCAGCTGGTCTAAACCCAGGTTTTTCAGGAGTGTAAAACTCACCCTCAGGCCTAAGGTTGTCCTCTGGTCTAACTTGTGTAGGACGTTCTCCTGGTTGGAACTTTGACTTTTCTGGTGTATAGAACTCGCCTTCTGGTCTCAAATTATCTTCTGGTTTCTTCTGAACTGGACGTTCAGCAGGCCTAAATCCAGGTTTTTCGGGAGTGTAAAATTCACCCTCAGGGCGAAGGTTGTCCCCTGGTCTAACTTGTGTTGGACGTTCTCCTGGTTGAAACTGTGCCTTTTCGGGTGTATAGAACTCGCCTTCTGGTCTCAAATTATCTTCTGGCTTCTTCTGAACTGGACGTTCAGCAGGCCTAAATCCAGGTTTTTCTGGAGTGTAAAACTCGCCTTCTGGTTGCAAATTGTCAGCATGTCTTACTTGCGTGGGACGCTCTCCTGGTTGGAATTTTATCTTCTCTGGTTTATAGAATTCTCCTTCTGGTTTCAAATTGTCTTCTGGTTTCGTTTGTGTAGGACGTTCAGCAGGTCTAAATCCGGGTTTTTCAGGCGTATAAAACTCTCCTTCCGATTTAAGATTATCAATTGGTTTGATTTGTTCCGGCCTACTCACAAATGTGTATTCTTCTTTTACGTCAAATATCATTTCTCCTTCTGTTTTGAGATTGTCTTTTCTTATTACTCGTGTTGTCTGTTCCGCTGGTGCATACGAGATCTTTTCCGGCACTATGAATTCACCTTCAGGGCGGAGATTGTCCTCTGGTTTCTTTTGTAACGGGCGTTCTGTTGATTGATAGACTGGTTTGTCGGGAGTGTAGAAATCTCCTTCCGGTTTTAGGTTgtctttatatttaatttgagtAGGTTTTTCTGCTGGAACatacgttgttttttctggcaTATAAAATTCACCTTCAGATTTGAGGTTATCAGTGGGTTTGACTGGCAGAGGCCTTATTACATATTGATATTCCTCTTTTTCCGTAAATGTCATTTCTCCTTCACTGCGCAAGTTGTCTTTTCTAATTATGCGTTCCGTTCTTTCAGCCGGTTGGAATGGAATTTTTTCGGGAACTATAAATTCTCCCTCAGGTTTCAAATTGTCCTCGGGTTTTATTAAAGTGACTTGCTCGTCAATGTCGTACAAAAGTTTTAATCGAGATTCTTCGAGATCCTTTTTAGACCAAGTGTTGGACCTTATTCGCGTTTGAGATTCGTCCAGCAAAtctattaattaacaaaaaacgcagttcttaatttaaacaaaggatatattgtatatactataGACTTTACCTATAGTCTCTATTATAGCATCCGTCTTCTTAACGCTTGAAGCACAATGGTGGCGACTGAAAtgagcatacatatatgatattttgatataaaatgcTAATTTAAAGCCAATTATAAAGAACCAACATTTCTAAAAGCTAATTATTTATATTGCTTACCCGCAAGTGCAGAT
It includes:
- the LOC126756767 gene encoding uncharacterized protein LOC126756767 isoform X20, whose amino-acid sequence is MVSKGSKKKQQQISVSDSKNAASTSSTTSSSSKTVVHTAGTEAASTSSSAVGVTSTSSPTWTKTSQTLQKSESAASNKSMLATTHSGTQSQLQSTLFKSSSSSSSHTESRSEQKQRRQQIEQQQQQQQEQLYEIVSDVGSIGGGQSAPIASIMSDTLKSTKASSSSSSFQQKSEYYEEISNDFSNAKIISSIDLLESDKKEPVFSVPIDVIEIVGSGSSSIGSNYNKAYLSSSQSQTGIMTSTSSSNFAHIESASSSSKVIDGGITITDMSTENSKSISSTSNTAKSGKVTSTNVEMTSSSNKFLTNDVNNSSTEVNSYTSYSTIDGKAINGATTPVIAPLITSPAKTQQTSTAFTKSTQRAIDDDSHSITSTAHSEITSQGDSTSLTETAKNLKSDVVVSGSSRQLASNVTNKSTKKSSIIEQNISEQTIEESSLKKSKSTSKKEVYDVKTKRWTELNEKTGTGATNKKQPTIERYVSRESDGTYKITYKKKIFDQRANKWKIVEEKTVDSAHDTHYPEIVDDVINTTTTTYTTKVYDTKTGEWKIVEEKSFVDSKAFVPNDIVREIEKDNTDVANITTTTEVTKIFDASLNDWRVLDEKTHTDVIERIVETPKKTIYIDEFVEIEKNVQITEDSENITNERTNTSKRKDITTNIYDEVDDVKREKLTTSDSRIRGVDKKETFGSKHTDMCICEICTCGRHHCASSVKKTDAIIETIDLLDESQTRIRSNTWSKKDLEESRLKLLYDIDEQVTLIKPEDNLKPEGEFIVPEKIPFQPAERTERIIRKDNLRSEGEMTFTEKEEYQYVIRPLPVKPTDNLKSEGEFYMPEKTTYVPAEKPTQIKYKDNLKPEGDFYTPDKPVYQSTERPLQKKPEDNLRPEGEFIVPEKISYAPAEQTTRVIRKDNLKTEGEMIFDVKEEYTFVSRPEQIKPIDNLKSEGEFYTPEKPGFRPAERPTQKKPEDNLRPEGEFYSPEKPKFQPGERPTQVRHADNLRPEGEFYTPEKPGFRPAERPTQKKPEDNLRPEGEFYTPEKSKYQPGERPTQVRPEDNLRPEGEFYTPEKPGFRPAERPTQKKPEDNLRPEGEFYAPEKTKFQPGERPTQVRPEDNLRPEGEFYTPEKHGFRPAERPTQKKPEDNLKPEGDFYSPEKPKFQPGERPTQVRHADNLRPEGEFYTPEKPGFRPAERPTQKKPEDNLRPEGEFYAPEKTKFQPGERPTQVRPEDNLRPEGEFYTPEKPGYRPAERPTQKRPEDNLKPEGDFYSPEKPKFQPGERPTQVRHADNLKPEGEFYTPEKPGFRPAERPTQKKPEDNLRPEGEFYAPEKTKFQPGERPTQVRPEDNLRPEGEFYTPEKHGFRPAERPTQKKPEDNLKPEGDFYSPEKPKFQPGERPTQVRHADNLRPEGEFYTPEKPGFRPAERPTQKKPEDNLRPEGEFYAPEKTKFQPGERPTQVRPEDNLRPEGEFYTPEKPGYRPAERPTQKRPEDNLKPEGEFYTPEKTKFQPGERPTQVRPEDNLRPEGEFYTPEKPGFRPAERPVQKKPEDNLRPEGEFYTPEKTKFQPGERPTQVRPEDNLRPEGEFYTPEKPGFRPAERPTQKKPEDNLRPEGEFYAPEKTKFQPGERPTQVRPEDNLRPEGEFYTPEKPGYRPAERPTQKRPEDNLKPEGDFYSPEKPKFQPGERPTQVRHADNLKPEGEFYTPEKPGFRPAERPTQKKPEDNLRPEGEFYTPEKTKFQPGERPTQVRPEDNLRPEGEFYTPEKPGFRPAERPVQKKPEDNLRPEGEFYTPEKTKFQPGERPTQVRPEDNLRPEGEFYTPEKTGFRPAERPTQKRPEDNLKPEGDFYSPEKPKFQPGERPTQVRHADNLRPEGEFYTPEKPGFRPAERPTQKRPEDNLKPEGDFYSPEKTKFQPGERPTQVRPEDNLRPEGEFYTPEKPGYRPAERPTQKRPEDNLKPEGEFYKHEKPTYQPAERPTQKKPIDNLKPEGEFLVPEKEMYKPAEKIERVIRKDNLRTEGEMTFETKEEYQFVIRPNQVKPTDNLKPEGEFYAPEKSIYKPAEKPLQIRHEDNLKPEGEFYTPQKPGFTPAERPIQKRPEDNLRPEGEFYVPDKQEFKAAERPTQLKPEDNLRPEGEFMIPEKEIYKPAEKTVRVVRKDNLRSEGEIIFEKKEEYQFVNRPEQVKPVDNLRPEGEFYTPEKPKYQPAEKPVQIRHKDNLKPEGEFYTPEKPGFEPAERPTQKKPQDNLRQEGEFYAPDKPDYQSADRPIAKKPEDNLRPEGEFTIPQKTPYQPAEKVERIVRKDNLRSEGEMTFETKEEYQFVVRPEQLKPTDNLKPEGEFYAPEKSKYQPAEKPLIIRREDNLKPDGEFYKPQKVDFVPADRPSPVKHEDNLKPEGEFYTPEKPGYRPAERPTQKKPLDNLRPEGEFTVPEKTTYTPAERTERIIRKDNLRTEGEMIFEVKEDYQFVNRPEQVKPIDNLKPEGEFYTPEKPMYQVSERPSQIKPEDNLRPEGAFTVPEKLVYKPAEKVERIIRKDNLRSEGEMNFERKEEYTFVIRPDQIKPTDNLKPEGDFYTPEKPKYQAAETPLVIRREDNLKPEGEFYIPEKTSYRPAERPIQKKPEDNLRTEGEFYSPEKSDYIPAERPTQKKPKDNLRPEGEFYTPGKPGYRPAEKVERIIRKDNLRTEGEMTFETKEKYEFVSRPEQVKPTDNLKPEGEFYTPEKPKFQPGERPSQVKHVDNLRPEGEFYTPQKPGYKPAERPTQKRPEDNLKPEGEFYSPDKPKFQPGERPSQVKHADNLRPEGEFYTPEKPGYKPAERPVQKRPEDNLKPEGEFYSPDKPKFQPGERPSQVKHADNLRPEGEFYTPEKPGYKPAERPVQKRPEDNLKPEGEFYSPDKPKFQPGERPSQVKHADNLRPEGEFYTPEKPGYKPAERPVQKRPEDNLKPEGEFYSPDKPKFQPGERPSQVKHADNLRPEGEFYTPEKPGYKPAERPVQKRPEDNLKPEGEFYSPDKPKFQPGERPSQVKHADNLRPEGEFYTPEKPGYKPAERPVQKRPEDNLKPEGEFYSPDKPKFRHGERPSQVKHADNLRPEGEFYKPEKPGYKPAERPVPKKPQDNLKSEGNIYVPEKIAFRPAEKSERIIRKDNLRTEGEIIFTEKTEYEFVKKPDQIKPTDNLRPEGEFYKVEKPSYKSGERPVVKKPKDNLKVEGEFTVPEKTSFKPAEKTKRIVRKDNLHMEGEMTFAEKNQYQYVNRPEKVVPSDNLRTEGEFYTPDKPGFKPAEKVRRVIHKDNLRMEGEMTFTETEKHVGVKRPDKIVPRNNLKPEGTFYSKEKQQYQPAERPKQVKPEDNLRPEGHMYISSTDRTDSKLLKTATEKVVVKRPVDNLKLEGTLQVSRRDDYNEKQSSRLDSTKVVQKAVRSKYSHNKSSITLGEDNAILKTTNQMNFVSGKQAIPAANVSSDKPVDGLVVVSTKKVTTVIGGRVKKEPETEYVKRQERVNVIENVAKTNNVKNIVNVENKHDEAISMTENRIRKENKMIDTRMNASSHESSSAQFKTSKIGNTSERVLSSTTMGEVTGQTHSTQCKFGEMQSASAKLNAAGSAKFMSDQTHTTQQKSTAVESCSSKTKSSSSAATVSKHFHHRRSDFTADTNVTNSVFHRKSISNDSNQIGSLTSNGKIHRKSILNLHEEPSSSVFPSERQSYSSIHRQSREQQDNNNSFLVSERRHFNTLSQSQSRDQTSKSCNVHKTSSSSGIEFPSYSKHSERTVSRRNVNQSSISLGIDGASSTTLYRSEYKTVPSTTCAIHKIKEGAFQHTRNTNEHKFFKTVKN